A genomic stretch from Kribbella amoyensis includes:
- a CDS encoding GNAT family N-acetyltransferase, whose translation MTYSLPIETDRLTLRRYTETDYDDLLKLQSNDDVTRFLLYDSKTPEQVRESLAGRLADVAMDADGQALTLAVILRETGQHVGEVTLFVHSADHRTGEIGFVFHPDFHGRGYAAEASVELLRLGFEQLGMHRIIGRLDYRNTGSANLLKRLGLRQEAHFVRNEFLKGEWTDELVFAMLGAEWTERGK comes from the coding sequence GTGACGTACTCGCTGCCGATCGAAACCGACCGTCTCACCCTGCGCCGCTACACCGAGACCGACTACGACGACCTGCTCAAGCTGCAGTCGAACGACGACGTGACCAGGTTCCTGCTGTACGACTCGAAGACGCCGGAGCAGGTCCGCGAGTCGCTGGCCGGCCGGCTCGCCGACGTCGCGATGGACGCCGACGGCCAGGCGCTGACGCTGGCCGTGATCCTGCGCGAGACCGGGCAACACGTCGGCGAGGTCACCCTGTTCGTGCACTCCGCGGACCACCGGACCGGCGAGATCGGGTTCGTCTTCCACCCCGACTTCCACGGTCGCGGGTACGCCGCCGAGGCGTCGGTGGAGCTGCTGCGGCTCGGGTTCGAGCAACTCGGCATGCACCGGATCATCGGCCGGCTCGACTACCGCAACACCGGCTCGGCGAACCTGCTGAAGCGGCTCGGGCTGCGCCAGGAGGCCCACTTCGTCCGGAACGAGTTCCTCAAGGGCGAGTGGACCGACGAGCTCGTCTTCGCGATGCTCGGCGCCGAGTGGACCGAGCGCGGTAAGTAA
- a CDS encoding peptidase C39 family protein, with product MTAFRPLATLVSGVAVLSLATVPSEATKVPLQRDIAYQDWTSTADFLAGDHAGTTVADGTLTFGTTEATTAYVDPFGDGTAKTYDRTSWTSPEVRPGFGLTELVASWNATTPPGTWVEVAMAGRTDQGTATKWYVLGRWSGGDDTAAGDIHRTSVPSQGDANGSVAVDTFVAETGRTLDRWQLKVTLYRLAGTTSAPSVRSVGAMASRLPDLKKIPASPSGGAEGVVLDVPTYSQETHIGHYPQWDNGGEAWCSATSSAMVLDYYGAGPSDGETAWVDPADADPQVDHSARSVFDYAYDGAGNWPFNTAYAGTRGVDAFVTRLRSLTEAEQFIKAGIPLIASLSFKKGDLPGAGYGTNGHLMVIVGFDEAGNVVVNDPASHLIASNDEVRTTYDRKAFENAWVPHSGGLVYVVHPKDGPLPPAPAQANW from the coding sequence ATGACCGCCTTCCGCCCACTCGCGACCCTGGTCAGCGGGGTCGCCGTGCTCAGTCTCGCCACGGTTCCGAGCGAGGCCACCAAGGTGCCGCTGCAGCGCGACATCGCGTACCAGGACTGGACGTCGACCGCGGACTTCCTGGCCGGGGACCACGCCGGTACGACGGTCGCCGACGGCACCCTCACCTTCGGAACCACCGAGGCCACCACCGCGTACGTCGACCCGTTCGGCGACGGCACCGCGAAGACGTACGACCGGACCAGCTGGACCTCCCCCGAGGTCCGCCCCGGCTTCGGCCTGACCGAGCTGGTGGCGTCGTGGAACGCGACCACGCCGCCGGGGACGTGGGTCGAGGTGGCGATGGCCGGCCGGACGGACCAGGGCACGGCGACCAAGTGGTACGTGCTCGGCCGGTGGAGCGGTGGGGACGACACGGCCGCGGGCGACATCCACCGGACCTCGGTGCCGAGTCAGGGTGACGCGAACGGCTCGGTCGCGGTGGACACGTTCGTCGCGGAGACCGGGCGGACCCTGGACCGCTGGCAGTTGAAGGTGACCCTGTACCGCCTCGCCGGGACCACGTCCGCTCCGTCGGTCCGGTCGGTCGGGGCGATGGCGTCGCGGTTGCCGGACCTCAAGAAGATCCCCGCGAGCCCGTCGGGTGGGGCCGAGGGCGTCGTGCTCGACGTCCCGACGTACTCGCAGGAGACGCACATCGGGCACTACCCGCAGTGGGACAACGGCGGCGAGGCCTGGTGTTCGGCGACCTCCTCGGCGATGGTGCTCGACTACTACGGTGCCGGCCCGTCCGACGGCGAGACGGCCTGGGTGGATCCGGCCGACGCGGATCCGCAGGTGGACCACTCGGCCCGGTCGGTGTTCGACTACGCGTACGACGGCGCGGGGAACTGGCCCTTCAACACGGCGTACGCGGGGACGCGTGGGGTGGACGCGTTCGTCACCCGGCTGCGTTCGCTGACGGAGGCGGAGCAGTTCATCAAGGCGGGGATCCCGTTGATCGCGTCGCTGTCGTTCAAGAAGGGCGACCTGCCCGGCGCGGGGTACGGGACCAACGGGCACCTGATGGTCATCGTGGGCTTCGACGAGGCGGGCAACGTGGTCGTCAACGACCCGGCGTCGCACCTGATCGCGAGCAACGACGAGGTGCGCACGACGTACGACCGGAAGGCCTTCGAGAACGCGTGGGTCCCGCACTCGGGCGGCCTGGTGTACGTGGTGCACCCGAAGGACGGCCCGCTCCCGCCGGCCCCCGCGCAGGCGAACTGGTAA
- a CDS encoding neutral zinc metallopeptidase, protein MGPQFDRPPPKKKGKGWVIVPLAGVLVVIIGLWVVGVINKQNRIDDYAKPQPSWTAPVDEPTQEPTQEPTGQPTDEPTTSTSIATTRPTAPVPTSKYTPPPRRPTAFEVVSLNSFYTSGVHAGVGCKESGARARDVRSAGLYYLQIKSCLDRAWARQLKAAGKPVRAPKLLVMNGPTQTPCSGSAPSSFYCPANETIYMDGRGDVQLYAKYRNFTRGQVYLRMSMTDTVAHEYGHHLQELTGILQATYKLRYEKSGDARLEVSRRLELQASCFGSAFLSANKNSYPLRGASKTELDYLHSHQGDQPGRIRDHGRPSNYKYWTARSWPNRDVRYCITYRAPSHQVS, encoded by the coding sequence GTGGGGCCGCAGTTCGATCGGCCGCCTCCGAAGAAGAAGGGCAAGGGGTGGGTCATCGTCCCGCTGGCCGGTGTGCTGGTGGTGATCATCGGGCTCTGGGTGGTCGGCGTGATCAACAAGCAGAACCGGATCGACGACTACGCCAAGCCGCAGCCGTCCTGGACCGCCCCCGTCGACGAGCCGACCCAGGAGCCCACACAGGAGCCGACCGGGCAACCGACGGACGAGCCGACCACGTCGACCTCGATCGCGACCACCAGGCCGACCGCGCCGGTGCCGACCTCGAAGTACACCCCGCCGCCGCGGCGGCCCACGGCGTTCGAGGTGGTCAGCCTGAACAGCTTCTACACCAGCGGCGTGCACGCGGGCGTCGGCTGTAAGGAGTCCGGCGCCCGGGCGCGGGACGTCCGCTCGGCGGGCCTCTACTACCTGCAGATCAAGTCCTGTCTGGACCGTGCCTGGGCGCGCCAGCTCAAGGCGGCCGGCAAACCGGTGCGGGCGCCCAAGCTGCTGGTGATGAACGGCCCGACCCAGACCCCGTGTTCCGGGTCCGCGCCGAGCTCCTTCTACTGCCCGGCCAACGAGACCATCTACATGGACGGCCGCGGCGACGTGCAGTTGTACGCGAAGTACCGCAACTTCACCCGCGGCCAGGTGTACCTGCGGATGTCGATGACGGACACGGTCGCGCACGAGTACGGCCATCACCTGCAGGAGCTGACCGGCATCCTGCAGGCGACCTACAAGCTGCGGTACGAGAAGTCCGGCGACGCCCGGCTGGAGGTGAGCCGGCGGCTGGAGCTGCAGGCGAGCTGCTTCGGCAGCGCCTTCCTCAGCGCGAACAAGAACAGCTACCCGTTGCGGGGCGCGAGCAAGACCGAGCTGGACTACCTGCACTCGCACCAGGGCGACCAGCCGGGCCGGATCCGCGACCACGGCAGGCCGTCGAACTACAAGTACTGGACCGCGCGCAGCTGGCCGAACCGGGACGTGCGGTACTGCATCACCTACCGCGCGCCGTCGCATCAGGTGAGCTGA
- a CDS encoding lysozyme, with the protein MKPLVTGAVVVLGLLTAALAAPASAQTIAEQSTAARQPTAEARAHGITKSGDAFMGWRQTSTAVAPTVTAPAATVEGIDVSSHQGNVNWASQWSAGKRFAYVKASEGNYYTNPYFAQQYNGSYNVGMIRGAYHFATPNDSSGANQANYFVDHGGGWSRDGKTLPGALDIEYNPYGATCYGKTQAAMVTWIRDFLTTYKNRTGRDAVIYTNLDWWTRCTGNSTAFNSTNPLWVARYASAPGTLPGGWPFHTIWQYSSTPIDQNRFNGDQTRLVALANG; encoded by the coding sequence GTGAAGCCCCTCGTCACGGGTGCCGTCGTCGTGCTCGGCCTGCTCACGGCCGCCCTCGCCGCGCCCGCATCCGCCCAAACCATCGCCGAGCAGTCCACGGCTGCCCGCCAACCCACCGCCGAAGCACGCGCCCACGGCATCACCAAGTCCGGTGACGCCTTCATGGGCTGGCGGCAGACCAGTACCGCGGTCGCGCCCACGGTGACGGCGCCGGCCGCCACCGTCGAAGGCATCGACGTGTCCAGTCACCAGGGCAACGTGAACTGGGCGTCGCAGTGGAGTGCAGGCAAACGCTTCGCCTACGTGAAAGCGAGCGAAGGCAACTACTACACGAACCCGTACTTCGCCCAGCAGTACAACGGTTCCTACAACGTCGGGATGATCCGCGGCGCGTACCACTTCGCCACCCCGAACGACTCCAGCGGCGCCAACCAGGCGAACTACTTCGTCGACCACGGCGGCGGCTGGTCCCGGGACGGCAAGACGTTGCCCGGCGCCCTCGACATCGAGTACAACCCGTACGGCGCGACCTGCTACGGCAAGACCCAGGCCGCGATGGTGACCTGGATCCGCGACTTCCTGACCACGTACAAAAACCGGACCGGCCGGGACGCGGTGATCTACACCAACCTCGACTGGTGGACCCGCTGCACCGGCAACAGCACCGCCTTCAACAGCACCAACCCGCTCTGGGTGGCCCGGTACGCCTCGGCGCCCGGCACGCTGCCCGGCGGCTGGCCGTTCCACACGATCTGGCAGTACAGCTCGACCCCGATCGACCAGAACCGCTTCAACGGCGACCAGACCCGTCTGGTCGCGCTCGCCAACGGGTAG
- a CDS encoding DUF2207 family protein translates to MRLRLLGVSLCALGFLALTGAQSSATDAADPVVTNFDSEIRVDRDGALKVSESWKLSNVTGTFTRFVVTRDHLPDDVDHVQKVEDLQVKAGGETKKAEQSTDGDITSIAVEDVTGDAQLEFTYTVRGAVAKTLNGTELRFAPLTGLALTVQDANVVYSTPEVSHVSCFAGSLDSNHPCSMAQLGETAGPTFRQQGLPPGNTVRMTVGFPDGEIAANTIVEYRKTFKRAFSTDTAQLITALAVLLLGGAALLALYRLRGRDQVDPRRVVPASLFSLGQDTRIDFTPPADLRPGEVGTLIDERIDPVDVTATILDLAVRGHLVITELEHQTEYSRPDWELKRVATAPSEELQRYENVLIRAIFGDNDSVLVSELGKGVRANLGDVQDALYDGVVKRGWFSERPDRTRSLWATVGIGVTVLGVVGTVLLALFSTWGLLGLAITAVGVGLIIIGRYMPSKAPAAGRVLGQVAAIRGELLEMDVSELPSDQHAELCSRALPYAVVLGGSERWIDALVATDTDDQEDEGFHWYRGPRGWHLQYLPDSLRNLTTNLTGALFAR, encoded by the coding sequence ATGCGTCTACGTCTGCTCGGGGTGTCTCTGTGCGCCCTCGGTTTCCTGGCCCTGACCGGTGCTCAGTCCTCGGCGACGGATGCGGCCGACCCGGTGGTCACCAACTTCGACAGCGAGATCCGGGTGGACCGTGACGGTGCGCTCAAGGTGTCCGAATCGTGGAAGCTGAGCAACGTGACCGGGACCTTCACCCGGTTCGTGGTCACCCGCGATCACCTGCCCGACGACGTCGACCACGTGCAGAAGGTCGAGGACCTGCAGGTCAAGGCCGGCGGTGAGACGAAGAAGGCCGAGCAGAGCACCGACGGCGACATCACCTCGATCGCGGTCGAGGACGTCACCGGCGACGCGCAGCTCGAGTTCACGTACACCGTGCGCGGTGCGGTCGCGAAGACGCTGAACGGGACCGAGTTGCGGTTCGCGCCGCTGACCGGCCTGGCGCTGACGGTCCAGGACGCGAACGTCGTCTACAGCACGCCCGAGGTCTCGCACGTCTCCTGCTTCGCCGGTTCGCTGGACAGCAACCACCCCTGCTCGATGGCGCAGCTCGGTGAGACGGCCGGCCCGACGTTCCGGCAGCAGGGTCTGCCGCCGGGCAACACGGTCCGGATGACGGTCGGTTTCCCCGACGGCGAGATCGCGGCCAACACGATCGTCGAGTACCGCAAGACGTTCAAGCGCGCCTTCTCGACCGACACGGCCCAGCTGATCACCGCACTCGCGGTCCTGCTGCTCGGCGGTGCGGCCCTGCTCGCGCTGTACCGGCTGCGTGGCCGTGACCAGGTCGACCCGCGTCGCGTCGTCCCGGCGTCCCTGTTCAGCCTCGGCCAGGACACCCGGATCGACTTCACCCCGCCGGCCGATCTGCGGCCCGGCGAGGTCGGCACCCTGATCGACGAGCGGATCGACCCGGTCGACGTCACCGCGACGATCCTCGACCTGGCCGTCCGCGGCCACCTGGTCATCACCGAGCTCGAGCACCAGACCGAGTACTCGCGGCCCGACTGGGAGCTCAAGCGCGTCGCCACGGCCCCGTCCGAGGAACTGCAGCGGTACGAGAACGTGCTCATCCGCGCGATCTTCGGCGACAACGACAGCGTCCTGGTCTCCGAGCTGGGCAAGGGCGTCCGCGCGAACCTGGGCGACGTCCAGGACGCGCTGTACGACGGTGTGGTCAAGCGCGGCTGGTTCAGCGAGCGCCCGGACCGGACCCGGTCCCTGTGGGCCACGGTCGGCATCGGCGTCACCGTGCTCGGCGTGGTCGGGACCGTCCTGCTGGCCCTGTTCAGCACCTGGGGCCTGCTCGGCCTGGCGATCACCGCGGTCGGCGTGGGCCTGATCATCATCGGCCGCTACATGCCGTCGAAGGCCCCGGCCGCCGGTCGCGTCCTCGGCCAGGTCGCGGCCATCCGCGGCGAGCTGCTGGAGATGGACGTCAGCGAACTCCCCAGCGACCAGCACGCCGAGCTCTGCTCGCGAGCCCTCCCGTACGCGGTCGTCCTGGGCGGCTCCGAGCGCTGGATCGACGCCCTGGTCGCCACCGACACCGACGACCAGGAGGACGAGGGCTTCCACTGGTACCGCGGCCCCCGCGGCTGGCACCTCCAGTACCTCCCGGACTCCCTCCGCAACCTCACCACCAACCTCACCGGCGCCCTCTTCGCCCGCTGA
- a CDS encoding neutral zinc metallopeptidase → MSDNQWGPPGQYPQQPPQGPYQPGPGQPQHQNQHPGQYGGPGPQGGQWGAPGGHQQAGQPGGPQYGGGGNRPPGQVPPPGPMGPQPWQPQPGQPGYSQFAQPMQQLPHGLGWGAPPPGGPHGPHGPRGPKKKSKAPLILIPLVLVGLGILGVTVAQGIAKGNDPEYTAPTYTPTSRTTSSPTEDPTNEPSPTAPPTTRPTTTRPTVTKPTAPRTTNPPVKRGPTDYEMVSRNKVYRVGTMASVGCKESRARQSNTAGARANYVNLKTCLGKSWPRLIQASGAQFRAPTVLMFTGTVTSPCGSMNDTGPPFYCGSNETIYMNLREDIGNYNRYPQAYQKVWARMWMLHQFAHEYGHHVQNLTGILDANHNMRYEAPTRAAELEMTRRLELQASCFADVFIGANRRTYPITGQAQFQWRWLIGHVTDNNNDHGDANNHEYWALRGYQTRNPGACNTFTAPSARVR, encoded by the coding sequence GTGTCGGACAACCAGTGGGGACCACCCGGTCAGTACCCGCAGCAACCGCCGCAGGGCCCGTACCAACCGGGCCCCGGACAACCACAGCACCAGAACCAGCACCCGGGCCAGTACGGCGGACCCGGGCCGCAAGGTGGTCAGTGGGGCGCCCCCGGCGGTCACCAGCAAGCTGGTCAGCCCGGCGGTCCGCAGTACGGCGGAGGCGGGAACCGGCCGCCGGGCCAGGTGCCGCCCCCGGGTCCGATGGGTCCGCAGCCGTGGCAGCCGCAGCCGGGCCAGCCCGGGTACAGCCAGTTCGCCCAGCCGATGCAGCAACTGCCGCACGGGCTCGGCTGGGGAGCTCCCCCACCCGGTGGCCCGCACGGTCCGCACGGGCCGCGCGGTCCCAAGAAGAAGAGCAAGGCGCCGCTGATCCTGATCCCGCTGGTCCTCGTCGGCCTGGGCATCCTCGGCGTGACCGTTGCCCAGGGCATCGCCAAGGGCAACGACCCGGAGTACACCGCGCCGACGTACACGCCGACCTCGCGGACCACCAGCAGCCCGACCGAGGACCCGACGAACGAGCCGTCGCCGACCGCGCCGCCGACCACCCGGCCCACCACCACCCGGCCGACGGTGACCAAGCCGACCGCGCCGCGGACCACGAACCCGCCGGTCAAGCGCGGCCCGACCGACTACGAGATGGTCAGCCGGAACAAGGTCTACCGGGTCGGCACGATGGCGTCGGTGGGCTGCAAGGAGTCCCGGGCCCGGCAGTCGAACACGGCCGGCGCCCGCGCCAACTACGTGAACCTGAAGACCTGCCTGGGCAAGTCGTGGCCGCGGCTGATCCAGGCGTCCGGGGCGCAGTTCCGGGCGCCGACGGTGCTCATGTTCACCGGGACGGTCACGTCGCCGTGCGGCTCGATGAACGACACCGGGCCGCCGTTCTACTGCGGCAGCAACGAGACCATCTACATGAACCTGCGCGAGGACATCGGCAACTACAACCGCTACCCGCAGGCGTACCAGAAGGTCTGGGCGCGGATGTGGATGCTGCACCAGTTCGCGCACGAGTACGGCCACCACGTGCAGAACCTGACCGGGATCCTGGACGCCAACCACAACATGCGGTACGAGGCGCCGACCCGGGCCGCGGAGCTCGAGATGACCCGGCGGCTGGAGCTGCAGGCGTCCTGCTTCGCCGACGTCTTCATCGGCGCCAACCGGCGGACGTACCCGATCACCGGGCAGGCGCAGTTCCAGTGGCGCTGGCTGATCGGTCATGTCACCGACAACAACAACGACCACGGCGACGCGAACAACCACGAGTACTGGGCGCTGCGCGGGTACCAGACGCGCAACCCGGGCGCCTGCAACACCTTCACCGCCCCCTCGGCCCGGGTGCGGTAG
- a CDS encoding type II toxin-antitoxin system RelE family toxin, whose translation MTPAKRGDQVAPPAQPGHWELRFGSSDAAKGWDELCRQAAANTLRAWEALRADPRPFPQTDRHHRLKGKALSTVNGLEQWQYEVTGGGRVWYVVDEDRRTVWIRHAGTGHPKATD comes from the coding sequence GTGACCCCGGCGAAACGAGGTGACCAGGTCGCGCCGCCCGCGCAACCCGGTCACTGGGAACTGAGGTTCGGCAGTTCGGACGCCGCCAAGGGCTGGGACGAGCTCTGTCGGCAGGCCGCGGCCAACACCTTGCGGGCCTGGGAAGCGCTGCGGGCAGATCCGCGACCGTTTCCGCAGACGGATCGGCACCACCGCTTGAAGGGCAAGGCTCTGTCGACCGTCAACGGCCTGGAGCAGTGGCAGTACGAGGTCACCGGCGGCGGCCGCGTCTGGTATGTCGTGGACGAGGATCGCCGGACCGTCTGGATCCGCCACGCCGGTACCGGACACCCGAAGGCGACCGACTGA